A genomic region of Salvelinus alpinus chromosome 12, SLU_Salpinus.1, whole genome shotgun sequence contains the following coding sequences:
- the LOC139535421 gene encoding potassium voltage-gated channel subfamily A member 10-like, whose translation MEVPLVNFENMDDISINMGDPSDSRYPTSPTSEAVPDQNLVTNCVTSPHSAQHRGHQIRPEGFSPSTPPTLTANSLLSNFKLLMNSEGSPIDSIFNQLVQECRDNEEDLFGEKLEVKDGNQKLVINISGMMFETQLKTLSQFPDTLLGDPAKRMYYFDPMKNEYFFDRNRPSFDGILYFYQSGGKIRRPANVSLEIFAKEIVFYKLGKEAMEQFREIEGFITEPEPLLPTNEVHKQFWLLFEYPESSSAARSVALVSVFVIVISIFIFCLETLPEFRDDVDFTATLSLGVNGTQEGLASVQNNLFAYFTDPFFIVETICIIWFCFELGVRFVVCPSKSDFFHNIMNTIDIVSIIPYFVTMVTELWTTPDEDINSSQNMSLAILRIIRLVRVFRIFKLSRHSKGLQILGQTLKASMRELGLLIFFLFIGVILFSSAIYFAEVDEPHTQFVSIPDGFWWAVVTMTTVGYGDMCPTTLGGKMVGTLCAIAGVLTIALPVPVIVSNFNYFYHRETEQAEKQVIDDVTETAQKLSDANRYEYGGTTSPNMSKINGSAQDDMDDM comes from the coding sequence ATGGAGGTGCCACTGGTGAACTTTGAGAACATGGATGATATCAGCATCAACATGGGCGACCCCAGTGACTCGAGGTACCCCACTTCACCCACCTCAGAGGCGGTGCCTGATCAAAACCTAGTCACCAATTGTGTGACGTCACCACATTCGGCGCAGCACCGTGGGCACCAGATCAGGCCTGAGGGGTTTTCTCCCTCTACACCACCTACACTGACTGCTAACAGTCTGCTGTCCAACTTCAAACTCCTGATGAACAGTGAGGGCTCACCGATTGACAGCATCTTCAATCAGCTGGTTCAGGAGTGCCGTGACAATGAAGAAGACCTGTTTGGGGAGAAGCTGGAAGTGAAGGATGGGAATCAGAAATTGGTCATCAATATTTCAGGCATGATGTTCGAGACACAACTCAAAACTTTATCACAGTTTCCAGACACCCTGCTAGGAGACCCCGCGAAACGGATGTACTACTTCGACCCAATGAAGAACGAGTACTTTTTCGACAGGAATCGTCCAAGCTTCGATGGGATCTTGTACTTCTATCAGTCAGGGGGAAAAATTCGAAGACCTGCCAATGTCTCCTTGGAGATTTTCGCAAAAGAGATTGTTTTCTACAAATTAGGAAAAGAAGCTATGGAACAGTTCCGTGAAATTGAGGGGTTCATAACAGAACCCGAGCCGCTGTTGCCCACTAATGAGGTCCACAAGCAGTTTTGGCTCCTTTTTGAGTATCCAGAGAGTTCCAGTGCAGCTAGGTCAGTGGCCCTGGTGTCTGTCTTTGTCATTGTCATCTCCATCTTCATTTTCTGCCTGGAAACTCTTCCAGAGTTCCGTGATGACGTAGACTTTACCGCCACCCTTTCCCTGGGTGTCAATGGAACCCAGGAAGGACTTGCTTCCGTCCAAAACAACTTATTTGCCTATTTCACAGACCCCTTTTTCATTGTGGAAACTATCTGCATAATTTGGTTCTGCTTTGAGCTTGGCGTACGCTTTGTGGTCTGCCCGAGCAAAAGTGACTTCTTCCATAACATTATGAACACCATTGACATTGTCTCGATAATCCCCTATTTTGTAACCATGGTGACAGAGCTGTGGACCACGCCAGATGAAGACATCAACTCCAGCCAGAACATGTCACTGGCCATCTTACGCATCATCCGTCTAGTGCGAGTCTTCCGAATCTTCAAGCTCTCGCGACACTCCAAGGGGCTTCAGATCCTGGGCCAGACCCTGAAAGCTAGTATGAGGGAGCTCGGTCTGCTGATCTTCTTCCTCTTTATTGGAGTCATACTCTTCTCCAGTGCCATCTACTTTGCTGAGGTGGACGAGCCCCACACACAGTTTGTCAGTATCCCTGACGGGTTCTGGTGGGCTGTGGTGACAATGACCACTGTGGGATACGGGGACATGTGTCCTACTACTCTGGGAGGCAAAATGGTGGGGACTCTCTGCGCCATTGCCGGCGTGTTGACCATCGCCTTACCCGTCCCTGTTATCGTCTCCAACTTTAACTATTTCTACCACCGGGAGACAGAGCAAGCAGAGAAACAGGTGATTGACGATGTGACAGAGACTGCTCAGAAATTATCTGACGCAAACAGATATGAGTATGGTGGTACAACCTCTCCTAACATGAGCAAAATCAATGGTAGCGCGCAGGATGACATGGATGACATGTAA